AGCGAGCTGTTGGTTTCTGCATCGCAGCAGAACCCGCAAAACCTCCTTCATGGAAGGCCTGGATGATGGCAGAGTGCCGGTACAAATAATACCAAGTTTGAACACACTACACATCTCATCCAGGTAACATTTTTCCTTGACATCATCATCCAAAGCTTCCACTATAGGTTTGCTTTCCTGAATATGCTGCCATGCCCATTCAGCAAGGCAACCATTTTCGCCTCCATCTCCTGCTTCCTTCCCTGTCACTAACTCCAGAAGGACTACTCCGAAGCTATAAACATCGATCTTCTCATTCAATCTTGCTGTATGAGCATACTCTGCAACACATTGTTCACAGGGGAAGAATTGAGCTAAATTGTTAGGAAGTTGAGGAAATGAACATAGTTTGTAAGAGTAATACATAAATTGTCAGTGTGTGTTACTGACCAGGAGCCATGTAGCCGAAAGAGCCAGCCACCGATGAGACTGTGTTGGGTTCTCCCTGCTTCATCAACATCCTGGCTAAACCAAAATCTGCAATTTTTGCATTGAACTCGGTGTCCAAAAGAATGTTGCTGGATTTCACGTCTCGGTGAACGATGGGCGGTGAGCAGTCGTGGTGCATGTAGCAGAGTCCCTGAGCAGCTCCCACTGCAATCTGCATTCTCTTAGGCCAGTCCAAAACCACATGGTGAACCAAGTTTACTCCCGGTCTCCTCTTCTTTCCATGCAGCCAGCGATCCAAACTACGATTCTCCAAGTACTCGTAGACCAGGAGTTTCGAATCATCGCTGGAAATGCAACATAGCAGTTTTACTATGTTGGAGTGTCTAATTGAGCTCAGAATCTGTGCTTCTGCTAGAAACTCCTTTTCGAGCTTATGGTCCAACTTTGAATTACTCCAAATACTCTTGACAGCAACAAAGTCTCCCGGGTGATTCACGGCAACCCGGAAAACCTGCCCTGAACCACCACTTCCGATCAGATTGTTTTCTGTCAAATTCGACACGATATTGGAATCTGTAAAACCCAACCTCTGGAACGATGTGAGCTTCCAGGTTGATTCCAAACTGTGTTTCTTCCTGCAGTAGGATCTGAACATAAAAAGGGTAAACATCATAGCAAAAACTGAAACTGCAATTGCAATGCTCAAAGTCACGGCCAAGAATCGGGTAGAATCTTTGCTCGATTTCGAGGTTCTTTGAGCTTGTGTGCAGGATTTGAGATTAAGAGAGGGGTTGCTCGAACAAAGAGCAGGATTGTCGTTGAAGCTGCTGCTATAAACTGTGTTTTCAAATTGAAGTGGAATTCTCCCAGAAAGATTGTTGGAAGAGAGGTTGAGCTCAATGAGCTTCTGGCTCAGGCTGGCTAGAGCCGCCGGGAAGTTGCCGGAAAAATGGTTTACTGATAAGTCTAGATCAATGAGGCGCGGTAAGGAGCCAATTTCTGCTGGAATTTGACCGGAGAGCCGATTCCTACTTAGATTCAAAGTGGTTAAAAATTCCCATGAGACTATGTCCGACGGAAGCTCCCCGGAGAGTTGGTTTCCGGCGAGCGAAAGAGTCATCAGAAGAGGAAGAGCTGTCAACTCCCGAGGAATTGACCCAGTAAAGAGATTGTTACTTGCCTCAAACACTACCAGATTCGTCCAAGATGACACCCCAACAGGAATTTCACCATGAAATCTATTGTTATTGATCTCCAGCCTTGAAAGGTTTCGAGCCAATTTTTCCGGCAGCGTCCCCGTGAAAAAATTGTCGCTTACTGCCAAGGTTGATAGGTTAAACGATAACCACAGGCCGGCCGGAATGTTGCCCGAAAACCGGTTGCCGGAGAGCTTGGCAATTTCCAGGCTACTGCAATTCCCGAGCGACGCCGGTAATTCTCCGGTTAAATTGTTTTTAAAGGCCACCACACCGACCAGCACCCCGCCGGCGCAAAGTTGCCCTGGCAAGCTCCCTGTAAACTTGTTGTCGGCGACCTCGAACGCTTCGAGCATCGAATAACGCCCGAAGTCCGGAGGGAGAACTCCTGACAGATTATTGCTAAACAATTTAACATCCGTAAGGGATGGGATCCGTCCAATGCTCGCCGGAATCTCGCCGGACAATTGGTTTGCGAACAAACTCAATAGAGATAAGCTTTCAAGCTTTCCAAAAACTTCTGGGATTGTCCCGTTCAAGTTATTTTGGCCAAGATCAATGTCGACCAAGTTCAGAGATTGAACAGAGGATGGAATCTCCCCGGACAATTGGTTGTCGTGAAGATACAAGTGCATTAAATTCTTCAGCTGAAACAAACTGTTCGGGATTTCCCCTGTTAAATCGTTATACGTTATATCCAAGTACTCGAGCGCCGTCATCTCTCCGATTGCTTCCGGGATTTCTCCGATCAAATTTGCTTTTGCCATCCAAAACTTCTTCAGTTTCTTCAACTGGGCAAAATTTGAAGGTATCGCCGACGGCACAAAACCATTATAAGCCAATTCTAGATCTTCAAGATTGGACAAGTTCCCAATCTCCGGCGGGAAAGAACCGTTGAGCTGAGTTTGAAAAAGCAATAGTTTTCTTAACTCCGGGAATCGCCCAATAGCCGGCGGAATATCCCCGGAGAAGTTGTTTGCGCTGAGACTGAGGAACTGAAGCTGTGTGAGGCGGTCGATGTCGTCAGGAATCCGGCCGACGAAGTAGTTCTGAGAGAGGTCTAAGTACTGGAGCTTGGAACAGTTGTAGAGAACAGTGGGGAATTCTCCTGGGATGTAGTTGAACTGAAGATCAATGGCCGTGAGGTTCTTTAGGTCGCATATGAAAGATGGGACTTGTCCGGTGATGTTCATGTTGACAAGCTGGATTCTAGTGACTGAGCCGTCGGCGCATGTAATCTCCGGCCAGGTGCAGTGGGACCCATTGGCCGAGTTCCAGTGGGCTATGGCAGGTGGGTTTTGCCAGTGTTGCTTTAGTTTGAGGAGGACGGCTTGCTCTTGATCACTCGTGGTGGCTTGGGGGCTTCCATGGAAGGCGAAGCAGaggatgaagaaaaagaagaagcaaaATTGCATTGATTTTGGGGTTAATTTGGACATTTGAGCGTTTGCTGCTTGAAGATGGTGAGTTTCATTCACCAAAGTTGCAGAAATTAGCAATGGCTGcgttcagagagagagagagagagtcacaaGGCACGGCTGCGTGAAGTTGCAGGCTGAAACGTGAAAACGGAACAAATGAAGAGAGGGTGggctgagtttttttttttccaatattattattaatttataataaaatataaaataatacttttTTTCCATACTTAATCTCGCAGCATGGAAtggcgagatttaaacaaatctcgcatGACGGAGTTGCGAATCTCACGTGATAGTCATGCGAGATTTACCTACTGTAAATTCATTCttgttgggaattaagaacaaattcccAAAACTTGTGAGAGATAAACTAGAGGAAGAATACAtaccaaagaaaaatcaattacACGCACAGGATAATATTTACGTAGCTTGACAATTTTGCCTATGTTCACGAAGTTCTAGAGATTTCATTATTATCAGgaagaatatacagatagtgcgGTAGTACAATgttctccctctcgctctctcacgAAGTGCGACCACTAACCCTAATCAtctaaaaataatcattttatatattgtgTACAGAATTTCGAATGGGCAACAAAACGGGCCTAAAAAATTTACGGTCTAAGCCTTTTCTCCATAGACTAAGttttaggatagaaatctctcattaaagaaaggtcggatcatcatccaaatttaacacaaTTAGGCTTCAAAAAAGCTCAACAATTCCCCCATTCTTTCTCTTATTTTCCGATATTCACGCTGCTGACCTCTGCCGGCTACGAACCTGATTGCAGCGAGGCTTTTGATTAATTGAAATATCTGTTTTTGACTCCtggagttttttatttttatttttctattgtttTCTCTTCTGAATGATTGTATCCGAATGATTTTCTTTGGATTAACTAAGGATtctgatgttttttttttttttttggctcccTGCATTCTCCTCTGGGCAGTCTCTGCTTCTTTTTCTAATTCATTTGGATTcctctgtttttgtttttgttttttatttttttcattgggTTGTGCTGGCACTTCTTTGGAACTCTTTTTTGTTGGGCTGTTCAATTAAGCAAAGGCTCCTTTGTTTTTAGTCTGGTCCCTTTTCCCTCCTTGGCTCCTTGCTTGAAAATTTGTGGTTTGCTGAGGTTGTATAGTCCCATAGGTGAAGCTTCAGTTaagtttttttttggaatgaagtCCCTTTATTggttttaaataaattttcaatttttaaaataagaaaaaacaaaaacaaggagTTCAAACAAGATGCTATAGCCAGATTTAAACTAATCTTATAAATTGGAATTGCGAGAGTCTAAATTAATCTTGCAAGATTGGAGTTGCGAGAGTTTAAATCTCGCTACATCATCTTGAGAGATTATGTAattctcaaaataaaaaatttttcccaattaaagtattattttattattaatttttaattataaattaataataaaatgaaaaaaaaaatgaagggaaAAAAATGAAGGGGGATGCTTCCAATGTTCAAACAATTTGACTTGACTTTTGGGATTCAGTTTCCATTTGCTTTCTGCCATTGTGTCGCCatcactacttgtgaacttgacAGCTCTTCCTACGTTCTAGAGATGCGTGAAAAATCAAGTCAATTGGAAAATGGAGACGCAACGGCACACCGTTTTGGATTGTATGTCTCAAAACTGTATAAAATTTTAATGAACTTTAACGTAATGTTATTTAGACTTGCATAATTTTATATGTATAATAATTCTAAATTCATGTTTTTACAGGTACCATAATATGAATTTTTAATTGgtggcttttaaaaaaaaaaaaaaaatttattgaagaACGGCTAGATACAGTTGATGAtttgatttatataaataaatataagtaTTGATGTTGAAATTGCACCTCTATTTTTGCATCGTTACGATCATTTAAaattaaagggaaaaaaaataaaataaaataaagaaagctTTTGTAGACCTCAAGTGGCTTCAGGGCTTTCGTTGATGTTCTAGTCGATGATGGAAAAAAAATAGTAACAACGTTAAAAATACGAGTGTTCGATTATCTACCTCTTCCATGAGTAGAATTTCACTTTTGTAGATGAAGTATTATCTCTACGCCTTCAATATTAAGAGCATTTATGTGGAAGAGGGTTATGTGATCCTAATTTCAACTTATTATGTTCTTTCGCATGTTTGGTTTTTGTAAAATGATATTTCAAAAAACTTATTTATGAAAATAGGATGATCCGTGGAATTTTTATGTTTGACTTGTATTGTAAGATTTTGAGGAATGTGTGGACATCCTACTTTGTTCTGAATTTATATAATACAAATTGGGCAAAATTCATTAAATCAATaaaatgagaatatatatatatatatatatatatatatatatatatatataaaatcttgaatacatggaaaaaaaattgaatacataaaaaaatttataaaaaaaaaagaagaaaaggaaaatataacAGAAAATTCAGTAGGTCGGCATCTTTAAACCTGCAAGCACAAAAGGAAAAAACAGAAATTAGACATGCAGGAatttacataagaaacatgtgggATGAAATCATAGTTTAATATAAGCTTaaattaatcaattcaatttaatcTTGATTGATTAGTTAAATTTTGATTGAAATACCCATATTCGGATCTAATAACCTGAATTTGAATGCCCTCTGATCTGACCCAGATTCGAGTTTGAGGAAGAGATGATAAagttgagaaagaaacaaaaagaaattAAGAGAAAAGGGGAAAAGTCTTGCCTCAGCTTCTTCATTGGTGACAAGGCCGTCGGAGGCTAGTCGTGGCCAAcaaaaggaagagagaatgagTTGTGCGAAAGGGAGCAGAAGGAGAGGGAGAAAGAGTGATTGAGGAAGAAAGTGAGAAGcgaaggagagagaaagaaagagattgaggagcagagagagaaagagagagggagatagGGGGAGAGAATGAGGGCGAAgagatagagggagagagagagagagagagagagagagagagagagagagagagagagagaaattcaagAGAATTCAGAAGGAGaggagaaatgaaagaaaagaaaatgaaaaaaagtcttttcatattaattttttatttatataaaaaataggtGGGATACATGTCACTGTATGGATGGTGACTGTGATACCCCatagatgaaagacttaaaaagattaaatGTTACTACTCagatcaacaaggtgcacatttcttttcgagaGTTTTCTCagaagaacttcatagttaaacGTGCTTGGCTTgaagcaatcttgggatgggtgaccacttaggaagttttctcaggagtgtgtgagtgaggacaaaaacacactaaaaaggacatgtgttggtttgtggggccagtcattagttcgataaggcccgcccccctgttgtctggtccaagtggaggaggagagacgcagtgctccctagtagacccaggttggggcgttatagTGACACGTGGCACAACCATAACCGCGCATTTGGGAAGCGACGTGGCGCGATCCTGGTCATCCAAGGTGTGTTTTATTTGGACAGAAGGATCGCTGCTACATCGGCGATCCTTGTCAAATTCCTATAGCCAACTAGGACTTACCACATGACAGGTGATGTCACCCTGctgtagaattttttttaaaaaagaataatgaaaaataaagataGTGCCATGCGTCACCACCCCTAGCTAACACATGGTCAGCCTCCCCCCTAATCGAGTCAACCTGGTTTGATCCAAGCCAACTTGAGTTGACCTGTGGACCTAGTTCAAATCGGTTGAACTGGTCTGACTTGTCCAAATAGttgttttgatttatttaatttttaaaaataagaaaaaattaaaaagtctaaaaaaataaataaaaataatttgcaTTATTTTGACTCGGATAACAaataaagggaaaataaaaatatcaaaaaatggaagaaaatgtCTGAAAAATGgctaaaaattgtaaaaaaaaactttcaaaaaattctaaaaaattttggaaaaatctaaGAATGTTTTAGAttgattttttaataaaatttgatgaatttattgcctttatatatatatatatatatatatatatattatttttatgtgTGTGCGTCTCAATGATTAAAGGGTAAAGAGGAATTTcaaacctcacctatattagttataGGGAGGGGGTTATCTAATAAGATTcactcatttggaggtcttattagacattcataaatcgctatatatttcaatttttatttttaaattttaaatatttatttatttttaaagagtCAATTAAATACCATTAGATTCAaattagggataattcataattaattaggtatcgttcatagATTGGGTGTGAAGGGGGTGCTAATACCCTCCCCTCGCATAGCTGAACTCTCGATCCTAACTCTGGTAAAAACAAAccgagactactagttccttaacctaggattagtctagagaccaaaCAATAAGCAGTAATTAGATGAGCTAACGACACTTAGGTAAATAACAGGTCAGTGGTGACTGCATCGAACTTATAATATTACTATTCCTTATCATTCCAAACCCTTTTTCGAGATGTTGCGACAACTTTGGTGACTCCattggggacttagagagtcaagccattaattaattataacttaacccaaatatgaatttaatggtcTATTTAATTACTCCATGATATTTTGCCTCTAAATATGAATAAATGTTGTttacttgtgaatattttacCTATGTATATAACTCTTATCTGTTTGTTGTGAATGAATGGCGATGTATGTGTAGGGTGTGATGATGTGTTGGGATTAGGGGATATACTTTTAAATCCATCTGAGTACACATTTCACGAGCCCTATACTTGAGCTTTACCTTTTTAGGAATAGATAGGGGTGTAGTAACCTTAGATTCAATGAGACAAGGTATTTGAGGGCGCATGAAGCACTTCGCTTAGTTTGTACTTTGTACAAGCCCATTGGATAAGGATAGGGAACATTATGGGGAACTGATTGTTGATAAGGAATAGAGCTTGAATTACACATATTTGACTCTAACTTCCTCCCTTAGGATAGAGACCCAGAGAAAACTTGTAAGTGATAAATTCACTTGGGGTTAGGACAAGAGCTTCATCATTCTTCATATGAATTAGTCCAGTCTTTTGTTGTTTGTTTGTGTTGTTTCCCACATTTTGTATTCATTTTAGACATACACACTACTTAGCCAAAATTTTGGATTACCCCAAATCACCCTATGGATAGCTTAGTAGTGGTATACATTGAAGAAGAAATACAAGTTTGGCAATATTTTGGAGTTTGGCCAAGTTATTAGAAAAGTAGTTGGTTTGAAGGACTTGAGGTGATTGAAGAAGGAATTAAGGGGCAATTTGGTCATGTTGGTGCATCAATCGAATTAATCCTCATAAATTTTGAAACTATTGTGTCCTCTAGTAGTTCCAACTCTTCATATGGGACTTTTAGTTGTCAGGTCTCGTGATTACGCCCAAAGAATAATGTGGTAGTTGTAGCATAGCTTTGGGGTGTCGATTCCATAGGGAGATGGAAAAAAAGAACACAAATgggcaaataaaaataaaaagaatggtaaatgatttaaataaaaaaaaaaacaactgaCTTCTTTTTAGAAAGAtttaaaactaagattatttTTGTGGATGAAAAATCAAGTTTGAAAGAACCAAGGCATCAAGAATTCCTCTCACAAATAAGATAATCAATCTATTTTTAATCTATTGGTTTTCTCAATTGGAGATTTCACATCCCAAATCCCCAATCGGAAGTTATAGAATTACAAATCTTTGATAAATTCAAaagtaaattttttaaatattatgcaTCTCGTTAAACTTTGTTAACAAAATCTAACGACAACAATATATTCGGAGACAATATCGCAGCAGAGGAGTAATATACCAAAATTAATAGTTTGTCTTGAACATATTCATGGATCCTTACAATTCTATGGAAAAAGCATGACAAAATCCATGAAGAGATTCAGATATATGAATATTTATGCGtgaaataaaacaaataataattgataaacaataaatagaaaatatagaAATATTGAAGAACAACAATATGGATTAAAAACAAATTGAAATACCTTTATTTGATCAAGTTCATCCCTAGCCAAGGCTAGGGCAATAGGTCCTCATAATAggatgaaagaaaaataaactctACAGAAAACCTTAACCAAACCAAGACagctgttggaattggtgtgatcccaagaggaggggtgaattggatatttaaaactttttcgctaatttaaataattatgccgattcaccacatatcatatcctattttaataatggtcgtgtatgtaaaatgattaagttataagtgtgaacatacacgtgcaatatatctcatttaaataaaggtGTGCATGTAAATAATAAGAACtatgaataaacaagcatacacatgtgaaaattaaagtacaataattaaatgagatatagagagagcgacacaatatttgttatcgaggtttgaccaaaccagcctacgttccCGTCTTGGGCATACTttccaaggattacactatccctgctcacttaaacgagcggAGCATAAGCCGTTAtaacctctccttacagggtgaggTAAAGTTCAGCTCAATTATTAGggctgagcccaactggtctcccttactgGGTAGAGACTCTTCAGTTCAATTtacaggctgaacccaaccggtacattaaaaacatttttgtacatataaatatgcttatgaattcaagcagaaatgtacacgtTTAAACTTTaacaaatgcactctctaatgatatgaaatatgctcaatagagaaagggtgctatcaaataattttgcacaaataaaatatatatgaaaaatga
This window of the Malania oleifera isolate guangnan ecotype guangnan chromosome 6, ASM2987363v1, whole genome shotgun sequence genome carries:
- the LOC131157321 gene encoding receptor-like protein kinase HSL1; amino-acid sequence: MSKLTPKSMQFCFFFFFILCFAFHGSPQATTSDQEQAVLLKLKQHWQNPPAIAHWNSANGSHCTWPEITCADGSVTRIQLVNMNITGQVPSFICDLKNLTAIDLQFNYIPGEFPTVLYNCSKLQYLDLSQNYFVGRIPDDIDRLTQLQFLSLSANNFSGDIPPAIGRFPELRKLLLFQTQLNGSFPPEIGNLSNLEDLELAYNGFVPSAIPSNFAQLKKLKKFWMAKANLIGEIPEAIGEMTALEYLDITYNDLTGEIPNSLFQLKNLMHLYLHDNQLSGEIPSSVQSLNLVDIDLGQNNLNGTIPEVFGKLESLSLLSLFANQLSGEIPASIGRIPSLTDVKLFSNNLSGVLPPDFGRYSMLEAFEVADNKFTGSLPGQLCAGGVLVGVVAFKNNLTGELPASLGNCSSLEIAKLSGNRFSGNIPAGLWLSFNLSTLAVSDNFFTGTLPEKLARNLSRLEINNNRFHGEIPVGVSSWTNLVVFEASNNLFTGSIPRELTALPLLMTLSLAGNQLSGELPSDIVSWEFLTTLNLSRNRLSGQIPAEIGSLPRLIDLDLSVNHFSGNFPAALASLSQKLIELNLSSNNLSGRIPLQFENTVYSSSFNDNPALCSSNPSLNLKSCTQAQRTSKSSKDSTRFLAVTLSIAIAVSVFAMMFTLFMFRSYCRKKHSLESTWKLTSFQRLGFTDSNIVSNLTENNLIGSGGSGQVFRVAVNHPGDFVAVKSIWSNSKLDHKLEKEFLAEAQILSSIRHSNIVKLLCCISSDDSKLLVYEYLENRSLDRWLHGKKRRPGVNLVHHVVLDWPKRMQIAVGAAQGLCYMHHDCSPPIVHRDVKSSNILLDTEFNAKIADFGLARMLMKQGEPNTVSSVAGSFGYMAPEYAHTARLNEKIDVYSFGVVLLELVTGKEAGDGGENGCLAEWAWQHIQESKPIVEALDDDVKEKCYLDEMCSVFKLGIICTGTLPSSRPSMKEVLRVLLRCRNQQLAYRGNAKSEYEAAPLLKSYMHGKSENDHSFASNV